GGAAGCACTTAAAGAGGAATAATTAATGATAACattgttaagaaatttggttgGACCTAACCCATTCCTACAAAACTGGCTAGTAGTGTGAGGATTACCCCCATGGATTACCCCCATTTATAAACacatgtttaggccatatattatccgatgtAGGACTCGTAACACACCCTATCACCTGATAGCAGAAACCAAAATAGGTGGCTCACCAGATCTTAAACAAGGCTCTTGAtatcatgttaagaaatgtggttggacgtatctcatccctacaaaactgaCTAGTATGGTgaagattgcccccacttataaacacgtGTTTAGactatatattgtccgatgtgagatTCTTAACATAAATATCTAGTCTCCTCGAGATTTGTGAAAAAGAACATATATTCAACATACTTTATTGTGAAATCCAAAGTATGTGACTCTTGATAATAATCGTGAGGTAGGAAACATACAAGAAAGAACACAATAATATTTTTCCAAGAACTTAAATTTTGGGGCATCTATTAGTAGGGGACATTGAGTCTTTATAAAGACAAAATTACTATAGAAAACACAGAAGGATTTGGAGTCATTAGTGAAATTGACTGAAGAAATGACCTGTGAGGCACTACTGTATGAAATGATTTGCGAGGCACGATTGTATGAAATAAAGAACTTCCCTGGGCATcctattagtaaaaaaaaaaaatggagactgaatagttttttttaacatGTTCTATATTCACACCTAAATTCAACGAAATATCAAACGATAAACACGAATTCAACAAAGTATCAATAGAGGAAGAGTAATTTTAGAGCGTGTGTCAATTTTTAACATACAATTTTCCGATAATAATTCATCAAAAGTGATAgttaattagtattttttttctataaatataaaTTCATACGAAAACTAAATGGTCTATACTTTTAATTTGAAGTGAATGATCATTTAAATTTTCATGAAACTAATATCAAGGATTGCAAGTCAAGCTCACTTGCTAGCTTATATTTCCATGAAACTTTCTGGCTAGCATCAATGAGACAGAAACTAATCAATTTTTTCTCCCACGACATGACACCTATATATCATACAAAATAAACATCTAAATCCGTGAGCCTCAAGAAATTGAACTTTCAAATACGCTAACTCACTCGGATTAAGATGTAACTATTATGACTAATTCCTTATTACGTGGAACCATTCTCATCATTCAAAATTGTTGAATCTTATTTGCACACTACATATATAACTTCAATTTTCATGTCACATTCAAACCGTTACTATCTATGACTTAATCAAATACTATCATTTAACTATACCATATATTTCCACACACCATTAACAATCTAACAACATTCTCTCCCTAAATCATCAACAAGTTTCACCATGAAAACCAATGAAAATCACCATGTCATAGATATTTGGAAACTAGACACTGAAAAATTAGCTTCAATGCAACTCAAAATTTCACAAAACCCAAAACTCctaagaaaatccgcaggaaaaacaTCTTGTTCCATCTTGAGAGTTCCACAAAGCCTAATTGAAGCAAACGGAAAAGCATACCAACCTCGAATTGTTTCCATAGGACCTTACCATCGCGGACAACCGCGTCTcaacatgattgaagaacataAATACTCTTACCTTAATTCTCTTCTCACAAGAACACACTTATCCTTAGAAGAGCTTCTAAAAACCGTTGCTCCATTAGAAAACGAAGCTAGAGAGTGTTACTCGGAAACAATTCAACTAGACTCACACGAATTCGTTGAAATGATGGTACTTGATGGTTGTTTCGTCATTGAACTTTTTCGTAAAGTTGCAAGATTAGTACCTTTTGAAGTTGGTGATCCATTAGTTAACATGGAATGGATTCTACCATATTTTTACCGCGATTTTCTCAAGCTTGAAAATCAAATCCCTTTCTTTGTTCTTCAAGGCTTGTTCGAAATTTCAAACCCACTCCAAGAAAGCTCAACGTCTACACTTTCAAGTCTTGCTATGGAATTCTTCAACAACTCGTTACAAAGACCAGAAGAACTAATCACTACGATATCAAAACAAAACGAGGCACCAAAGCATTTACTTGATTTGGTTCGTTCGGGTTTCATTCCACTCAgcgaaaaagaaaaagaacacgAGAGAATAAAAACACCAACGCACGTGATCCATTGTGTCTCAAAGCTTCGTCACGCTGGGATAAAGATAAATCCAGGGAAGAACAGCGAGAGGGAAAGCTTCTTGGAAGTGAGATTCAAACGCGGTGTGATGGAAATGCCAACAATTACTATGGACGATTTCATGAGTTCGTTTTTACTAAACTGTGTTGCTTTTGAACAATGTTACAGTGGTTGTTCTATGAAGTATTTTACAACGTATGTAACGTTGTTGGACTGTTTGATCAATACTTATAGGGATGTTGAGTATTTATGTGAGAGGAACATAATTGAGAACCATTTTGGAGCGGAAGGTGAAGTggcacatttttttaataatgctGGAAAGGATGTTGTGGTTGATTTGGATTTGAGTTATTTGTCTGGTTTGTTTAATGAAGTTCATCATTATTATGGAAATAGTTGGCATGTTACATGGGCTAGTTTTAAGTATACTTATTTTGACACACCTTGGTCTTTTATCTCTGCTTTTGCTGCATTAGTGTTGTTGATTCTCACTGTTGCTCAGACTTACTTTGCAGCTTATCAGTATTTTGATCACTAAATTGGTTTGATTTGAGGATTGTGTTATCAGTTTTGTATCATGTAACTAAATTTATTGGTGTAATTGaagatttattgattttattCCAAATTTACTATAAAACTCACTAAAACTCAAAGTTCTAAGTACATAAAGAAATGAGTTTCAAAAGTACAATGTACGTTTGATCACCATTTCCATttacaataaattttaatttcaagTTTAACTTacgttttttatgttttttaacttGCTTTTATTTTCATAACGTCATTTTGATTATTGTCGAAAACAATTCACAATCTcactatttttatattatttggaAACTCAACGCACATTGTTCCGAGACTCTCTAGCGTTGTTTATCAAATTTCAAGGTAAACACTTATATAAGTTAAACTCCTATTACTTGGTTGTGTATTTTTCTAGTGTACAATGTGCTAAACATTGTATCAAACACGTGTCTCTAGAATCTATTATCTGTCTTAAACCCGTTGCACACGTTGTCTCAAGCATCAGGTCCAAGATTTGTTGTTCTCTTGAAGATAGAGTTGCAGTGTTTTACCCGTCAATTGAATGTCACAATAGAGGTAAAAGGTGTTATACTCGTCAATGAAATTTCAACATCAAGGGGAGAGATGTTTTTgccatttaaaattttcaaaaaggattTTTTTGGGGATCTAATCTATGACCTTTACACATTACCCGTCAATATAGTTAAAACTGAAAAGTAAAATGACATCGCTTATGAAATCGAGGTAAAACTTATTTTTCAACCGAGGTAAAACTTATTTTCCAACCAAGGGTAAaagtctcttttttttttgtagtgtactAATGCTTTCAACCTCACTTAAATACGGAGCACTCTCCATTGTCTTCTTTTCTTTTCCGATTTCAGAACATTGCATACCAAAAGCTTAATGTGATGACCAAAAGTAGTGTTGACAATTTTAAAATGTTGCATTTGGAACCACTTCAATTTCTTCAAGTAACAAGATTATGAAAATATTATTCAAAGTTTCCTCGAGCTTACTGATTTATACCTTGCCAAATCTTTCCATTAAGATACGATCAACATACAAAAGAAGTAACAAAATGACTTTACCATTCCTTTTAAATATGTATCCACAACTGTCTTAGCTACTTCTCGGAAGGAATTCATCAAATAAAAGATGTTATTACCTTGAGCTTTGTTTCAATCAATACAAACAATTCTTCAATAAACATACATTAGAATTTTCCTAAACAAAATCTCCAGGCTGTTCCATGTAGACTATttgttggtggtattctagaggtggtatgttataaattatagtgttacagaattctgcagaggaaaactggtttttgacactttttgcactatacttccactggtggaagatatgctttaaaactgcactgGACACTTTtttcactatacttccactggtggaagatatgctttgaATATGCTATTTTACTGAATTCACCACCAACTGATATATCTTTCTTAgcattacaaagcctttatataggcttgactcaaaactgacatagaagacaataagatgataattaagatgaggactctttggttctctcaatcttaatgatacaatTCTAACATAACTCTAAATAAAGACAGTAATTATATTATGATGGTTACAACTCTTTTGCACTTCTTTCATAATGCTTACTCatagtggtggttacaacacattaattttaacactcCCCCTTAATGTGTTGCTCTTTAACTCCCATTGCTTCTCTAAGTTGCTGAAATCTCCCTCTTGGTAGTGCTTTAGTAAAAATGTCTGCAATCTGCTCTTCTGAATTGCAGAACACTAACTGCACATCACCATCTTCGATCACACTTCGAATGAAATGATGCTTTATATTAATATGTCTTGTTCGACTGTGGAAAACAGGATTCTTCGCCATGGCTATTGCTGATTTACTGTCACAGTGAAGCAGCAGACTTTCTTCTTGCTTTTCTCCGATATCTTCAAGTATTCTTCTCAACCACAATGATTGTTGTGTAGCCAAACCAGCTGCCatatattctgcttcagctgAAGATTGCGCTACTGTGTCTTGTTTCTTCGAACACCAAGAAATTACTCCTGAACCCAGGCTGAACACATAACCAGAAGTGCTTTTCATGTCATCAACACTTCCAGCCCAATCACTGTCACAATAGCCTTTAATTTTgagtttaaaactcttttcaaaccTGATTCCATGCTCCATGGTTCCCATGACATACCTTAGAACTCTTTTTGCTGCTCCAAGGTGCAAGTGActcggtttactcatgaaccttgaGAGTAAACTAGCAGCGAACATTAAGTCGGGTCGTGTAGCTGTTAGATAAAACAAGCTTCCAACCAAACTTCTATACATGCTTGCATCTACTAATCTTCCACCATCTTCcttctttaatttttcattcacCACTAAAGGAATGTCAACAGGTTTGCAGTCTTTCATgccaaactttttcaaaatattcatattcatcttggtaaacctcaataccaagaaaatgatgcagcaagccaagatcactcatctcatattttttcatcatttctattttaaaattttcaaccattttcttgttgttacccgtatacaccaaatcatcaacataaagggcAACAAGAAGGATATCATCTTTACCTTGATGTTTCACATACAAGgtatcactacaacacggaacagctttcacagcgctttttttggcctttaacagcgctttaaagcgctgccatagccagcgctggcgtaggctacgaaagcgcttttaaaagcgctctggtagaccccccctttaagagcgctttcctggaaaaagcgctctggtaggaccccctattagagcgctttcctggcaaaagcgctctggtagacccccctttaagagcgcttcttagtaaaagcgctggcaaagaccagtaaaaaagcaaaaaaaattaaaaaattacgcagcatacaaaagcgcttttggaaagcgctctggtaggcccccctatgagagcgctttttccagaaaaagcgctctcatagggggacctaccagagcgctttccaaaagcgcttttgtatgctgcgtaattttttaattttttttgcttttttactggtctttgccagcgcttttactaagaagcgctctagtatgtggacctttaagagcgcttttaagaagcgctgtagttgctaaatgaggtatttttatgtgcagcctataatttaatcctcccagtcgacctgtaatgttttcgacctgtaatattttcgacctgtaatatattttcgacctgtaatatattttcgactaaattatttcagccatcagtaagacaatatatatactaatatataccattataatatccaaaattatatatatacatcattacaaaattatatatatacatcattacaaaatcaacaatattatagttcaaatctgcatgaaaaatagcttaatataaaattgacacaattcctctttgatttcttctaactttagcttcgagtacccagcagcacggaattcgtcaaggtactataaaacaaaaacataatatgaataatatatttaggtaaatgtaataaattatatgaaattatcttaagttataactttataccgtgggaggaatctctaattgattcgcctgaatgatttctttcataaacctcaatacaaagtatccgcagtctgaactgttacgctgtagcggacactacatagaaaaacaaataagattctatataagttgtcttgttttaccaagtagcataaatattatgagcaaatttgtgaaaagtaatgtacctgcacttcgatccaggtgatgttgtttgatttagtccgggatacctgtgcgtcccgttgactacggaatacttgtattgatctaattaacaaatatataaaagcatatgtttagatcaatcccacaaataagtaaatatataaatatacacgaatatatatttagaacgatcctacttacaaatcaacgatttccttcatggccggataattggtccattcaccctttaccgaatttgcaaatttcggatttaagtcattcgcacttgatatgtgcatagcttcagctaccaaggttacaccactattttgcatagtacttttatcatcctgttctttggtataaaatgtgtatccattaattgcgtatgcgctataagaaagtacaattacagatggaccataggctaaacatctcaacctttctgttactgaagcaggatctgaacgatactttgaataaatatgatctctaaaccacggtatgaaacttcgattgtgctctcgtactatccagttctcatttctatttggatttaaatctcggagaacaactttgtgcatttcaacaaacggctcaacctcaatctcattgtgcagaacatacaagtgcacttgatcccgttcgaccattgatactgtcacaactttatttccaattagcctttttccttcttttttttcgacaatatgagatttggggagtccaattgattgaacatttgacagatattcagtacaaaactcaaccgcttcttcagcaacgtatcgctcggcaatacaaccctccggtcgacttctgtttttcacgtacccttttaatattttcatataacgttcagcagggtacatccatctcatataagctggtccgcacagttgtgtctctttcacaagatgaacgactagatgaaccattatgtcaaaaaacgagggaggaaaatacatttcaagatcacataaagtaacaactatctcattttgcaatgttggtaagatcgcgggatcgaccaccttactgcaaatagacctgaagaagaaacacagcttagttattgcacttcttactttttctggcagaatagaacgtatacctattggtaaaaaatgttccattataacatggcaatcatgcgtcttcaaactctttaacttgaggtctttcatggacacaagtcttctaatatctgaagagtagccttctggaacttttacttcactgaggaacttacacaatgttttcttctcctttctagatagagtgtaaacagcaggtggcagatatgttcgtcttcctttcgtcacgggcgccaattcagttctcatccccatgtttaccatgtcattccttatgttaacgccatccttagactttccttgtatattgagtagcgtacctataacgctgtcaaatacatttttttcaatatgcataacatccaggaaatgtcttacgtacaacgacttccaatatggaagttcaaagaaaattgacttcttcttccacccacccttgacaattgaatgtgcaaaaggcttgccaaactgagtgctcacatctttcaccttttcaaaaatttgatcacctgacaaaaaaggcggggctgtacgatgttcggcctctccattgaatgcttttctccacccacggtagtgatgattagattttaagaatctacgatggccgagaaagacattcttctgacaaagcgccaatcgtgtcgtatcggtttcatcttcacaaacaggacacgccttttgacccttgttgctgtacccggatagatttccgtatgctggaaaatcattaattgttccaaacaacatcgccctcaagttgaaactttctttcctatacccatcgtaaacctccacacctctctcccacaaaaactttaaatcttcgattaagggtgccaagtatacgtctatgtcattccctggttgtttaggcccagaaattagcatagataacatcatgtacttacgcttcatacatagccacggaggtaagttataaatcataagaatcacaggccatgtgctatgcgagatactttgaataccatgcgggttcattccatcagtagacaatgacaaccgaaggtttcttgcttcttttccaaattcaggatattcagtatcaactttactccattgtggtgagtctgccggatgtcgcaactttccatcaataattctttcatctgcatgccaagtcaagtgtcttgaatcggtctcactacgatacatgcgtctaaatctcggaattataggaaaataccataagactttagcaggagacaactttttcttatatcgaggggcaccacatttaggacactcattcaacgctgcatactcgtttcgaaacaaaacgcaatcgtttggacatgcgtgtatcttatcatagctcattccaatagaagacaacatctttttggcttcatacgttcgattgggaagaacattatcctctggtagcatatctttcataagggctaataactctgtgaaacttttatccgaccatccattgtccgcctttaagttgtacaactttaacaccgcagacaatcttgtgaatttcgaacaaccatcatacaacggtttctctgcatcgcttaccaacctctcaaacattttgggacaatccgctagatcttcttccagcgcttctgcaatctcttcgactcgatcacaatcgtatgtgtctgtgcaatcgtcgtttgaagcatacttcctattacacctcgacccagcattcccggtacttttctcaccatgcattgtccaacatgtataacttctatcaattccaaaccgtagtaaatgagatcccaactgattcccgtcaaccttacccccggcataacagcaacccaagcaaggacacggcattcgaagcgggtctttggagttcgcaaccgcaaactcaacaaattcccatacccctttctcgtactctttcgacaatcggtttgaattcatccatgtcttatccatgtcttaattaagctaaacaaaaacttcttggtttctctatcaggtactgaggaattctgtcaagataataaatagctatcatcataatagaatacctaatcagaatacccgatttcttaaagaagacattaccttatttcaaggtaatataagtccacaaaccaaaaaactggttgagagacactaaattgatattaaatagaaccataaacaataaactataagcagaaaataacaaactataagcaagaagaaagggatagtaacctgagttagactttatgtgggagacgggtaggtttgaatcggcgttgtacaagtagaaaccagagccttcaaagtaactgtaaaattaaacacacacgatgcagttaaatacaccactactaacacaatatcaaaaaaaccccaatctaaattgaacatattaaagttagtttctatactgcaaaattcatcataataccagtaatttgagaaagaaatttactaaTAAGCCAGATTCAACAATTTAGGAATTTACTAAATAAACTATTTAGTAACTCCAAACATTTGCAACACAAAAGTAAAACAATAAGGGAGACCACATGTACCTATATCAAATGGTTAAAACCAATGAAACCAGTATGACACATCCAAGGCAGATAAGTTGGTAACTATTGTTTTTCACTTCTAACTCTTCTTTTTTATTGATATTCAACTCTACTTGTTTGTGATATTtttctttttggtaaactttttaattaaattatttactttTGATAACTTCAGCAGAATGAATGCATAAAGAAAGTTAAGATTATATCCCTTTCTTTTGTATATCTCTCAACTCTCAAGTATATTCCAAGTTAATATGACAACTCATCATTTAAAATTATCTAACAAATTCTATAAGAGATAAAATAGTAATGAAGAAaatctatttaacatactttcaTCAAACAAAATCTATTTAACAAATTCTACAAGAGATAAAATTATCTAAATTCTAACAAAATCTAACAAATTATCTAACAAATTCCTCAAACAAactttcattttcaaattgatatcAAACAACACAGCAGGAAGTAGTTTTCAACATACATAGTTACCTTGATCCATTCTATTTCAACAAACTTTCTTCATTACTATTTTATCTCTATCATAAATTTTTCTACTGCAAATTAAATGTGACAAATAACAATCATCCGTATCAGAAAGCAACAATGTGCAGTTCAAATTTCGCAACACTATAGCTCTGTACCATTGCTATTTGACAAACCCTAACGCCAATTGCAATGACTGATAAAACCTTTGCTGATTATACAAAC
The Vicia villosa cultivar HV-30 ecotype Madison, WI linkage group LG6, Vvil1.0, whole genome shotgun sequence genome window above contains:
- the LOC131613095 gene encoding UPF0481 protein At3g47200, with the protein product MKTNENHHVIDIWKLDTEKLASMQLKISQNPKLLRKSAGKTSCSILRVPQSLIEANGKAYQPRIVSIGPYHRGQPRLNMIEEHKYSYLNSLLTRTHLSLEELLKTVAPLENEARECYSETIQLDSHEFVEMMVLDGCFVIELFRKVARLVPFEVGDPLVNMEWILPYFYRDFLKLENQIPFFVLQGLFEISNPLQESSTSTLSSLAMEFFNNSLQRPEELITTISKQNEAPKHLLDLVRSGFIPLSEKEKEHERIKTPTHVIHCVSKLRHAGIKINPGKNSERESFLEVRFKRGVMEMPTITMDDFMSSFLLNCVAFEQCYSGCSMKYFTTYVTLLDCLINTYRDVEYLCERNIIENHFGAEGEVAHFFNNAGKDVVVDLDLSYLSGLFNEVHHYYGNSWHVTWASFKYTYFDTPWSFISAFAALVLLILTVAQTYFAAYQYFDH